CGCATATGTGCGATTCGCCATCGAGCATCCGGCGCACTACCGGGTGATGTTCGGAGGATTCCCGATCGACGATGCGTGCGAACCGGAATTGAAGGATTCCGGCACTAACGCGTTCATGGCTCTGGTCGATGCTCTGGCTGCACTGCAGCAGGCCGGCCTCGTGCGGAAGGACGATGTCCAGCGTCAGGCGGCGTTCGTGTGGGCTACGGTCCACGGGATCTCGATGCTTTCCATCGATCGACAGCTCGGACCAGACCCCGCCGACGGCTCGGCGTTGGTTGAATATGCGATCCGGATGCTTATGCTCGGACTCGGGCCGCCCGGTGTCGCCGAAAAAACCTGATGAATGGCCCGCGCAAGGCGGCGCTCAACTCAGCAGGTTCAGACTACGTGATGATGATCGCGTTGGTGAAGTCGATGAAGAACGCCCCAACCAGCGGCGCGACGAGAAAGGCAACGATCATCCAGAGTTTCAATGCACGCTCCCGTGTGAAAGATATTTGTTCAGCAGCAGTAGTACGTCCAGGCACTGACAATGGGTGAGGCATGACGACATAGCTGGGGGTTTCCGGTCAGATTTTTCTGGCCCGCTAACCGTCACGAATTCTCCCAGAGTACCCTGATCGGAACCGCGTACATGCGATCACCGAATCCCACAGTTACTTCACCGTCATAAAACACGACCCCGCCCACGAACCGCTTCCCCGAAACTGCGGCCAGCTTTCGAAGGCCTCTGAAGTCAGACGGTTTAACCGTGGCTGATGCCTTGACTTCGATTCCGGCGATTTCCCGCGCTCCCCGCTCGAGCACCACGTCGACTTCAGCACCGTCCTTGTCGCGGAAATGATAGAAACGGATCTCATCGTTGCGCCAGCTCGCCTGGCGCCTCAGCTCCTGAAAGACAAAGGTCTCAAGCAGCTGACCCAATATGTCGCGGGTGTCCGACAGATCCGCTGCGCTGATGCCGAGTAGCGAGCAGCAAAGCCCTGTATCGCTCATGTGAAGCTTTGGCGTCTTGATAAGCCGGCTCAACCGGTTGCTGTGCCACGGCGGGAGCTCTTCAAGCAGGAAAGCCCTCTCCAGCAGGGTGACGTAATCCCGGATGGTCGGACGGCTCAGCTGAAATGGACCCGCCAGATCGCTGATGTTCAACAGCCTTGCGGTCTGAGATGCCGCGAGCGCCATCAACCGGGGAAGCACGTCGAGTGATGCGATTCGCGCGAGATCGCGGACGTCGCGCTGGACTATCGCCTCGACGTAGTCCCTGTACCACGCGGCCCGGCGGTGAGCGGTGGAGCGTACCACCGCCGCCGGATAGCCGCCTCTCGCGATGCGTTCCGAGAGCTCGCCGGCAAGCCGTTGGCGCGGCTGGCGTCTGATCGTCCCGGCAAAGAGTTCGTCGATAAAATGGGATCGCGTTCCTTCAATCTCCGATTCAGCGAGCGGAGGAAGCCGCAGAATCTCCATTCTGCCAGCGAGCGAATCGGCGAGCTTCGGCACGAGGAGTACGTTTGCAGAGCCGGTCAGAAGGAAGCGTCCGGGTGCTCTGTTGCGGTCCACGGCTGATTTGATCGCCGTGAATATCGACGGCACACGCTGCACTTCATCGAGTACGGTCCGGGTTGCCAGACCGGCGATAAATCCACTCGGGTCCGCTTCTGCTCCCGCTCGCGCTACCTCGTCATCGAACGTGAGATAATTGAAGCCCATCGGGTCTCCAACCATTCTCGCAAGCGTGGTTTTCCCGGACTGCCTGGGGCCGTGTAGCAGGACTACCGGAGTATCGCTCAGGGCCTCTTCGAGGCGCTTCGCGACGAAGCGGGGAAAGAGAAGGAGGGAGGCCATATGTCGGCCAATTGTAACCTTTGGGAGCGGCTGATTGCAAGGTTAGAGTACGGCCAATTGAAAGGTTATCCAGGCGGCTGATTGCAAGGTTATGGTGCGTCCAATTGAAAGGTTGGTGGACGAGGCGCGGCGCTCAACTCAGCAGGTTCAGAAACAACGTGATGATGATCGCGTTGGTGAAGTCGATGAAGAACGCGCCAACCAGCGGCGCGACGAGAAAGGCCACGGGAGCCGCGCCGTAACGCTCGACCAGCGTGCGCATCACGGCCATCGCGTTCGCCGTGGTGCCAAGCATGAAACCCACAAACCCTCCGGTCATGACCGCCGACTCGTAGTTGCGGCCCATGACCTGGAAGACCGGCCATACGCAAACCGCGGCAACGAGCACGACCTGCGCGGCAAGAATGGTGAGCAGCGGAATCGCGAGGCCGGCGAGCTCCCAGAGACGCAGCGTCATCAGCGCCATAACGAGGAACAGCGCAAGCACCACGGCGCCGAACTCTGCGATGACTCGCTGCGACAGGCCAATCCAGCCGGTCGCGTCGTCGAGATTGCGAATCGCGGCCGCGACCAGCATCGCGCCGATGTACCGGGGCAACGTGAACCCGAGCGCGGCGAAGCCATCGCTTACCCATCCGCCGGCCCACATCGCGACGAGCACTGCGACAAGATTCTTCAGCGCCGCGAAACCGTCGGGCTCGTCTGCCTCGGCCGCCAGACTGATGCTCCCATCGGTTGTCCCTTCGACGAGCTCGCTGAGCACGGTTTTCTCCACTGGCGGCGTGGGCTGCGCACCGGCGGTTCCGTGCAGACGATGGCGTCGAATCAACAACGTTGCGACCGGGCCTCCGACGAGACCACCGCAAACGATGCCTGCCATTGCGGCGGCGACAGCGATCGAAGCAGCGCCGACGACACCCGCTTGTTCGAACAGCGGGGCGAACGCGAGGCCGGTGGCGGGACCACCGGTCAACGTGACGGAACCGACCAGCACGCCGAACAGAGGATGGAGGCCGAAGAGGGAAGCAATCGCCATTCCGACGACGTTTTGCAGGACGGCAAACACCGACGCGAGAAGCAGGAACCGCAGCACCAGCGGACCGCCATGCCTGAGCAGCGAAATCCCTGCCGCAAAGCCGACGCTGGTGAAGAACGCGATCATGAGGGGACTCTGTAGCGTCGTATCGAACTCAACGAGCGTAACGCCGCGCGTGCGCGCGATCAGCGCAACTACAGCGACCAGCAATCCGCCAAGTACAGGTGCCGGAAGGTTATAGCGGCCGAGGGCCGGAATGTATTTGCGCAGCGCATATCCGGCGAACAGCGCGATGCCCGCAAAGGCAACTGTTTCGATAAGATCGAGCTTCAGCACGGGGTTGTCCTCTACGTTGAGAGCATGCCACTACACATGGTGTGATCATACGCCCGTACACGCGCAGGTGCGAGGGAGGGAGTCCAGCCGCAGGCGGCGGACGCCGCTCCCGCGTGATGGACCGCGTCTTGCCGGGGCTGCGGATGCCGTCGCTATGTTGCGCGTCCGCCCCTCACCAATCAGATGAAGGACCTTTCCGATATTTCTACGCGTCCCTCTCCGGCGATCCCGATGATTGCCCTGGACGGCTGTCGGATCGAGCGCGTCCTCGATGCCGGCGTAGAGATCGTCGAAGCGCTACCGAGAAACCGCGCGTTTGCCGATCACCTCACCGAGAGCTTCGGAATCTGCCTGAAGTTCGGACCCGACCACGACGTGGTTTCGACCGGACGCCGGCTCCGCTACCCTCGCGACACGATCTGTGTTCGTGCACCGGGAACGGTCTGGTCAACACGCGCGACAGGGCACGTTGGGTTTCTCGCGATCGATATCGAGCCAGATTTGCTTCCGGACGGCGGCCTGCTCGGCGAAATGCGTTTCGTCCCACCAGCGGCATTGCCCAATCTCCACCGCAGTGTATCCGTGCTTCGCTCGGATGCCGGCGTGCTCCAGAAGCAGACCGTCATCACGGACTTGATCAACGCCGTCATCACCTCGGGGCTGGTAACATCGCCGGGGCTGGAACCGATTTCCGGCGCGCACGCCGTAGATCGCGCGCGGGACATGTTGACGAGTGCGATCGAAAAACCTCCATCACTTCAGGAGCTCGCCGCGGCGGTGGGAACGAACCGGTTCGTGCTGCTTCGGGAATTCCGCCGGCGGGTCGGCCTGCCACCTCATGCCTACGTTATCCGGCTGCGCGTCGATCGAGCACGTGCGCTGCTGGCCAGGGGGGAAGGCATCACCACAGTCGCCTATCAGCTTGGGTTCGCCGATCAAAGCCACCTGAGCCGCGTGTTCAAGAGAATTGTCGGACTGTCACCGGGTGCTTACAGGCGCCAGGCCCGGTCTTTTGTCGACAGGTCAATTTCGTTCACGACGTGAAGGCAGCGACGCAAGATTCTTCGTCATGCCAGACAAAACAGAGTTCTTCAGCCAGGGCGCAAGGCTGCGCGCAGAAGTATGGCGGCCTGCCCGGAGCCCGGCGCCCGCGGTAATCGTCACAGGGTCGTGGACTACCGTCAAGGAACAGATGCCGGCGAAGTACGCGCCACTGCTTGCCGACGCCGGCTTCGTTGCCATGACGTTCGACTTCGGTGGGTTCGGCGAAAGCGAAGGCGGTCCGCGGGAGGTTGAATCGCCCCGCAGGAAGTCGGAAGACATCCGCAACGCGGTCACCTTCCTGCGCACCATGCCCGGCGTCGATGCTGAACGCATTGGAGCGGTTTCGATCTGTGCGAGCTCCGGGTACGTGGCCTCGGCCATGCTGGACGAGCCACAGAGAAGGAGCGTCGCCATGGTCGCACCGTGGCTGCACAACGCCGAGATCGTACAGACGATGTACGGTGGCGAGGATGCCGTGAAGCAACGAATTTCCGAGGCGCTCGCCGCGCGCGCGACGTACGCGAAGTCGGGTGTCGTCGAATACGTGACTGCGGCAAGCAATTCCGACTCGAGCGCCGCGATGTTCTTGCCCGGTGACGCACTCGACTACTACCTGAATCCGCGGCGCGGAGCCATTCCCGAATGGGTTGGCCGCTTCGGCCTCATGGCCTGGAAGGAATTGCTGGAGTTCGATCCGATCGCGCTTGCGCCACACATTGCCGCACCCATACGCATCATCACGAGCGAGCAGAGCGCGACGCCCGGTGGCGCTCGGCAATTCGAGGCCGGCCTTCGCGGTCGTCACGATAGCGTGTGGATCGAGGGCACTCAGTTCGACTTCTACGACAATCCGAAGACGGTGACGTCAGCTGCGCAGAGCGCAATCGAACACCTCCAATCGACACTGTAATGACTTTGGATAAGATTGTGCTGCCCAGGCGGGGAGGATGGTCGGTCTTCGTGGTCGCCTCTCTTGTGTCCACAATGTTCGGCTGCGCCTCGGCTGGCGCGCACCAGGGAGCACAATCCGCCATGACAGATAATCAGAGAGACCTTGAGGCTGTCCGAGTAACCGTCGGATCGGTAGCCCATCACATCGATTCAAAGCGCTGGACCGAGCTCCGAAGTCTCTACGCCCGTGACGTGGAGACGGATTACACGTCGTTGCTTGGCGGCACTCCGCAGCGACAGACCGGGGATGCGCTGATTGCCGGCTGGCGCGGCGCGCTTGAGAAGGTCGCAACACAGCACCTACTCGGACCCATCGAGGCACACATCGATGGGTCCATCGCGAGGGCGAGGTGTCACGTTCGCGCGCTCCATCATGCCCGCGGGGTGCCGGGAGGCGAGCAATGGGAAGTGCTCGGCCACTACGTGTTCGATCTGTCTCGCGAAGCGTCGGGCTGGAAGATCACGCGTATGAAGCTCGAGACGCTGCTTCAGACCGGGAACGTCAAGCTGCTTTCCGAGGCTTCCGCTATCAGGGAATAGCCGCAATGGCTGGGGAGCGGAGCGTCCCAGGAGGGCAAGGCGCTGGAAAGTGTCCTTCTCAAGACTCAGGGCGCCCCCGCGTCAAATGGTGATCCATCGACCAGGCACCGCCGCCGCGCATGACGAGCGCAATCGCGAGGCCAAGTGCGAGGAGGTGGTACTCGAAGCCTTCCCCGGCCTGCGCACCGGACCAGTTCATGAAGAAGCCGAAGGGCAGATGCACCATGAACATCGCTCCGAGCATGACGAGGCCGATGGCGGCGGCCGAAAACCGCGTGAGAAACCCCGCTGCGAGCGCGAGCGGCCCGAAGAACTCGGCGACGATGACAAGCAGCGTCAGAGAGGGCGCGAGCCCGTACTGTGATTGCATGCCATCGATCGTGCCGCCGAGCCCCGGCCCCCCGAACCATCCGATGAGCTTCTGCGCGCCATGGGGGAAGATCACGAGACCGAGGCTGAGTCGCAGGATGAGCGCGACGGGATCCGCGGGCGTTTGAAGCGTCTTCAGCAGGAACGTCATACGCCCGCCAGCGAATCGTTCCACACCGGGTAGTCCGTGTATCCCTTCGCGGTGCCGCCGTAGAAGGTCGCGCTGTCCGGCACGTTGAGCGGAAGACTTCGACGGATCCGTTCCGGGAGATCGGGATTCGCCAGAAACTTTGCAGCGAAGGAGACGAGGTCCGCTTCGCCGGACGCCAGTGCTGCCTCCGCACGCTCGCCGTCGTAACCGCCGTTGGCGATGACAAGCCCGCCGAACTCCCTGCGCAGTCGCGGCGTCAGGCGCTCGCCACCGGGGTTCTCAGCGCTGCCCAGGTCTTCCACGACGTGCAGGTAGGCCAGCCCGGCGGGACGAAGCACCGCCGCGACCCGCGTGAACAACGCGCGTGGGTCCGAGTCTGCCATGCTGTTGAAGCTAGACCAGGGAGAGATGCGCACGCCGACGCGCGAGGGTTCCCACGCATTGGCCACCGCGGTGACGACCTCGAGCAGAAATCGGATGCGGTTGTCGATGGAGCCGCCGTAGGCATCAGCGCGCTTGTTGGTGCCATCGCGAAGGAACTGATCGATGAGGTAGCCGTTCGCGCCGTGCAACTCGACACCGTCGAAACCCGCGCGCCGGGCCCGCCGCGTGGCTGCCGCGAACTCCGCGACGACGAGCGGGATCTCGTCGAGGTCGAGCGGGCGTGGTGCGACGAAAGACTTCATCCCCTCGGGAGTGTAGCTCTGGCCCTCCGGTGTCACCGCGGATGGAGCAACCGGCAGAACTCCGGACGGCTGGAAAACTGGGTGCGAGATACGTCCGACGTGGAACAGCTGGAGGAAGATGCGACCGCCCGCGACATGTACCGCGTCGGTGATGCGACGCCAGCCTTCGACCTGCGCGTGCGTGTGGATACCGGGCGTATCGGGGTATCCGACTCCCTCCGGGGAAACCTGTGTCGCCTCGGTCACGATCAGACCGGCGCTGGCGCGCTGGACGTAATAGGTGGCGGCAAGCTGACCCGGCACGTGCTCACGGGCCGCGCGGCTCCGGGTCATCGGCGCCATGACGATGCGGCTGGGCAGGGTGAGCGGACCTACGCTCACGGGAGTGAAAAGCAAGTTCGGCATAACGGCTCCTGTAGTATGTTCTATCAACTTACTTACAATAAGTACTTAGTTGCGTATTGTAAGTAGGTACGTTAGAGTAACTACCTATGAGCCCAGATCATGACGGCGAACTGAGGCGCGGGTGCTGTCCGATGGACGCTCTGCTGAGAACGCTCGCGGGGCCGTGGACCATGTACGTCGTCTGGGTTCTTCGTTCTGAAGGACCCACGCGCTTCGGCGTTCTGAAACGCCGGATCGAAGGCATTTCCGCTCGAGTGCTCGCCGAACGACTGCGGTTGCTCGAGGCCGAGGGCTTCGTGAAGCGGGATTACGAGCCGACGGTGCCGCCGCAAGTCACGTACAGCCTGACTCCGCGCGCGCACGCCTTGAACCCGGCCCTCGATCAGCTCAACGCGCTGGCCGTGAAGTGGTATGCTCAGCCAACGTCGCCCGGTGCGCGGAAACCGCGACGCTCGCCAACTCGTGCCACCAGGGGGGCCAAGGGCTCGCTGCGCAACCCGAGTTGAACGCGCCGGGGCTCAGGCCACGCATCACAATCTCCTCGCCTCTTCCACCATTCGAGAAGACCGCGATCAGAACAAGAATTGACAATTTGAGCATGTCTCAAGCCTCTCGAGGCGATAGCACCTAACGCCGCAGGGTTGCTGCGAGCCAGTGAAACAAATGCAAAGCCAGCGAGACTTTCCACTATCGCTTGCGCGTGCCTGACAGGAGAAAGTTGCCGTCATTGTCAGCGGATGCCTCCCGATTTGCCCGCCAGCCAGGCAGCTGCATCGTCCGCGGCCTCGGCAGGAAGCAGGTGTCCGGAATTATACCAGCGCAACTCCTTGGGTTCAGTCGCGGCATCGTAGAGACGCTCTGCCTGGTGCGATGGAATGGTGCGATCGGATCGACCGTGCAGCATGAGCAGTGGACGCCCCTGCAACAACCTTGCGGACCTCAGTGGATCTGCGAACATACGCACCATTCCTGTCCACGGCGTTGCCGGCAGATCTCCAGCGGCCGCGACGATTACCGACACGACACGCTCATCTGAAGCCGCGGTTTGCAACGCGATGTAGCTCCCCAGCGAATACCCCGCAATACTCAGGTGCTGCGCGTCAATCGCATCATGCGCGCCGAGCCAGGTCAAGGCAGCCGCGGCTTCGGCAAGAGCCATTTTCCAGTGCCGCATAAGCTCGAGCGGGTTGGTGCGTGCTTCGTGGATGATTGCATCATCGCGTGAACCGTGCAGCGGCAGGTCAATGGCAAGGCTCCCTATCCCGCGCGCGGCAAGCGCACGTCCCATCGAGTCGGCGAGCCGCTCTTTCGTTGAGCTGTATGCGTGCAGAAGCAGTACAGCGGGGACAGGGTGCGCGGCATGAGGGAGCAACAGGATCGAAGGCACTTCGGCGCCGGCGAGCTCGATCGTCCGCGACTGACGGGTCACTTTGGTTGACATTACAACGGCGCAATCATGTTGTCAGCTCCAGGTGGAATGCTATTTATCGACGCCGGCTCAACGTATCGTCGGCCTCGTCGTACCATTCAAGCAGTGCCGGGCTTACATGCGCACCAAAGCTCAGCGTCACGAGCCAGCTCGACAGATTCGGATTGTGCGGATATTCCGCAGCGAGACCAGCGCTCACGAGGTTGCACTTGCCGCGCTCCGCAGCGCGACCGACCCGCTGCGAAAGCGCTCCTGCACCAACAGCTGGATCGCGTCGCACAACGTTCGGGGATTCTTTCTCAACATGGGCGACATGGTGACGAAGAGCGGCGACTGGCGCACGGCACAAAAAGGTGTATCGTCTCGCAGCGGCTGCCGACGGCTACGCCCAGTGGCCGTACCGGTCAGCGCTGCACGAGCGGATACGTGACGCCGAACAGAACGTCGCGGAGTTCAGGAAGGACAACTCGGCGATGATGTTCAGGAGCAAGTTTGCATGCGCCGCATGTCATCAGGGCGGAATGTGATGCGGCCTCACCTCAAAGCCTGGAGCTCAAGGAACCGTGATATCGGAACGCGATTAGTGAAGGCACTGACCATGATGCAGCCCTCTTGTCACCTGCACGTTGATCAGGTAGCGCGTCTTACTATTACGGCGAAGGCTCAAGCGAAGCGGAAATGCGACTCGTTCGAACCCCGCATCGCTCCGAGACCGCTCGCACTCCGCCGACAGTCCAGGTGCGGTACCCAGGATGATTCACTTCGACCCGGTAGGTACCGGGACGCTCGTCCGCTGCGCGCCGCGAGACGAGATTGGCAGGGCCGGGGCCACTGCCTTCATATGGCCTCAGCGAATCGATGTAGGCTCCGTCATGAACGGCGCCTCTGGCAGCGTTTGCCAACGGCGCACCAGTGCGGCCGTCTCGAATCTCGACAACGATGGCCGGAGTTCTGACAGTGGCGCAGGAGTAGCCGCCTGCGAACGGGTTATTGCAGCTCGTTAGACCAACGAGTGCCAATACGAGGGCAGACCGCATTCTTTGAGACGGCATAGAGGTTTGTCGGCGGAAGGACTGGCTACCTAACGCATTGCGCCAGGCTGGAGCGAACCAAACGGATTGCCGAGGTGCGTGTGCAGATGGCGAAGTCAGTGGGGGCGAGCTTCCTATGATAATAGCATGCCCCACGGAAAAGCCACTCCGCCACTCAGCCGACGAACCGCCGCCATCCTCAGCCAGTTCGAGCTCGCCCACTGATGCACTTCTGTCGTCATCTGAGCTCCGCTGAGGCCTGCACCGCGGGTCATTATCGTTTCCCTCAAAATGGGGACGAAAAATAAACCGGTAGAGATAATGACGGCGAGTGTGCAGACACTATCTGCGCTCGCGCACAGCCCCTCGAGGTGCCAGGTACCGTTCCGTGCTGACCAGTTCAAGGTCTGGCGACTCGCGGACGAAGTCCCTCAGCAGCTTGCCGTGACTGGCGCCGTAGATGACCAGCACGCGGTCGCCGGGCTCGGTCAGGCGAGACAGGTTAGCGAAGATCTTCAGGTTCCGTGCGTAGCGGCCCGCTACCACGTCGGCGCCGACGTACGCAGTGTCGCGTCCGACTCGCGCCATTCCCAGATACGCGCTCTGCCCCAGTGCATCCTCAGCGGGGCTGTTCAACCGACGCAGGTACTCGGTAACTGTAAACCTGGAGAGGCTGTCGCCTCTCGCCTGCATCCGTGCCCCGAAACGCTTGACCGAGTTGACGAACCCGGTGTCGCCATTCCGGGCAGCCCACCCCACCACGCGCCGGATGTCCTCGTCCTGCGGGAAGTCGATGGCGTACACCCGGCCATGCCCCAACCGCTTCGCGAGGCGAAACCCGATCTGATCAATTTCGTTTGGTCGCAATGTGTCCTGGTCGGCGGCGTACTGCCGATAGCGCATGTTGAGCGCCGAGTCACGAGTGAGGGGCGCTTCCACCATGATCTTGGTCGGACGGAAGGCGGCGAGGGCGTCTACCAGAACACCAATTTCACGCTGGCGCCGAGGTGAGAGCACATCGTCGGCGGACAGCTGAATGTAGTCGGCGCTCCCCCCCATGTGGTACGTGCCGAGGATCAGAACCTGG
The Gemmatimonadaceae bacterium DNA segment above includes these coding regions:
- a CDS encoding alkene reductase, producing MPNLLFTPVSVGPLTLPSRIVMAPMTRSRAAREHVPGQLAATYYVQRASAGLIVTEATQVSPEGVGYPDTPGIHTHAQVEGWRRITDAVHVAGGRIFLQLFHVGRISHPVFQPSGVLPVAPSAVTPEGQSYTPEGMKSFVAPRPLDLDEIPLVVAEFAAATRRARRAGFDGVELHGANGYLIDQFLRDGTNKRADAYGGSIDNRIRFLLEVVTAVANAWEPSRVGVRISPWSSFNSMADSDPRALFTRVAAVLRPAGLAYLHVVEDLGSAENPGGERLTPRLRREFGGLVIANGGYDGERAEAALASGEADLVSFAAKFLANPDLPERIRRSLPLNVPDSATFYGGTAKGYTDYPVWNDSLAGV
- a CDS encoding DoxX family protein, with translation MTFLLKTLQTPADPVALILRLSLGLVIFPHGAQKLIGWFGGPGLGGTIDGMQSQYGLAPSLTLLVIVAEFFGPLALAAGFLTRFSAAAIGLVMLGAMFMVHLPFGFFMNWSGAQAGEGFEYHLLALGLAIALVMRGGGAWSMDHHLTRGRPES
- a CDS encoding nuclear transport factor 2 family protein — protein: MTDNQRDLEAVRVTVGSVAHHIDSKRWTELRSLYARDVETDYTSLLGGTPQRQTGDALIAGWRGALEKVATQHLLGPIEAHIDGSIARARCHVRALHHARGVPGGEQWEVLGHYVFDLSREASGWKITRMKLETLLQTGNVKLLSEASAIRE
- a CDS encoding ATP-binding protein; the encoded protein is MASLLLFPRFVAKRLEEALSDTPVVLLHGPRQSGKTTLARMVGDPMGFNYLTFDDEVARAGAEADPSGFIAGLATRTVLDEVQRVPSIFTAIKSAVDRNRAPGRFLLTGSANVLLVPKLADSLAGRMEILRLPPLAESEIEGTRSHFIDELFAGTIRRQPRQRLAGELSERIARGGYPAAVVRSTAHRRAAWYRDYVEAIVQRDVRDLARIASLDVLPRLMALAASQTARLLNISDLAGPFQLSRPTIRDYVTLLERAFLLEELPPWHSNRLSRLIKTPKLHMSDTGLCCSLLGISAADLSDTRDILGQLLETFVFQELRRQASWRNDEIRFYHFRDKDGAEVDVVLERGAREIAGIEVKASATVKPSDFRGLRKLAAVSGKRFVGGVVFYDGEVTVGFGDRMYAVPIRVLWENS
- a CDS encoding AraC family transcriptional regulator — protein: MKDLSDISTRPSPAIPMIALDGCRIERVLDAGVEIVEALPRNRAFADHLTESFGICLKFGPDHDVVSTGRRLRYPRDTICVRAPGTVWSTRATGHVGFLAIDIEPDLLPDGGLLGEMRFVPPAALPNLHRSVSVLRSDAGVLQKQTVITDLINAVITSGLVTSPGLEPISGAHAVDRARDMLTSAIEKPPSLQELAAAVGTNRFVLLREFRRRVGLPPHAYVIRLRVDRARALLARGEGITTVAYQLGFADQSHLSRVFKRIVGLSPGAYRRQARSFVDRSISFTT
- a CDS encoding alpha/beta fold hydrolase translates to MSTKVTRQSRTIELAGAEVPSILLLPHAAHPVPAVLLLHAYSSTKERLADSMGRALAARGIGSLAIDLPLHGSRDDAIIHEARTNPLELMRHWKMALAEAAAALTWLGAHDAIDAQHLSIAGYSLGSYIALQTAASDERVVSVIVAAAGDLPATPWTGMVRMFADPLRSARLLQGRPLLMLHGRSDRTIPSHQAERLYDAATEPKELRWYNSGHLLPAEAADDAAAWLAGKSGGIR
- a CDS encoding TetR/AcrR family transcriptional regulator, with the protein product MPPLRPRPARKQEGQYHHGDLRRAMLQAAVRTIDRHGVEAVTLRAVGASLGVSRTALYRHFQNKSSLLTAVAAEGFTTLRELLLEAWKGGGRGLKAFAAMGRAYVRFAIEHPAHYRVMFGGFPIDDACEPELKDSGTNAFMALVDALAALQQAGLVRKDDVQRQAAFVWATVHGISMLSIDRQLGPDPADGSALVEYAIRMLMLGLGPPGVAEKT
- a CDS encoding CocE/NonD family hydrolase, whose product is MPDKTEFFSQGARLRAEVWRPARSPAPAVIVTGSWTTVKEQMPAKYAPLLADAGFVAMTFDFGGFGESEGGPREVESPRRKSEDIRNAVTFLRTMPGVDAERIGAVSICASSGYVASAMLDEPQRRSVAMVAPWLHNAEIVQTMYGGEDAVKQRISEALAARATYAKSGVVEYVTAASNSDSSAAMFLPGDALDYYLNPRRGAIPEWVGRFGLMAWKELLEFDPIALAPHIAAPIRIITSEQSATPGGARQFEAGLRGRHDSVWIEGTQFDFYDNPKTVTSAAQSAIEHLQSTL
- a CDS encoding DUF5694 domain-containing protein, with amino-acid sequence MKSFLVRASVVVALACSSVPLLGTEQARATRAIPVQPQVLILGTYHMGGSADYIQLSADDVLSPRRQREIGVLVDALAAFRPTKIMVEAPLTRDSALNMRYRQYAADQDTLRPNEIDQIGFRLAKRLGHGRVYAIDFPQDEDIRRVVGWAARNGDTGFVNSVKRFGARMQARGDSLSRFTVTEYLRRLNSPAEDALGQSAYLGMARVGRDTAYVGADVVAGRYARNLKIFANLSRLTEPGDRVLVIYGASHGKLLRDFVRESPDLELVSTERYLAPRGAVRERR
- the gltS gene encoding sodium/glutamate symporter, whose translation is MLKLDLIETVAFAGIALFAGYALRKYIPALGRYNLPAPVLGGLLVAVVALIARTRGVTLVEFDTTLQSPLMIAFFTSVGFAAGISLLRHGGPLVLRFLLLASVFAVLQNVVGMAIASLFGLHPLFGVLVGSVTLTGGPATGLAFAPLFEQAGVVGAASIAVAAAMAGIVCGGLVGGPVATLLIRRHRLHGTAGAQPTPPVEKTVLSELVEGTTDGSISLAAEADEPDGFAALKNLVAVLVAMWAGGWVSDGFAALGFTLPRYIGAMLVAAAIRNLDDATGWIGLSQRVIAEFGAVVLALFLVMALMTLRLWELAGLAIPLLTILAAQVVLVAAVCVWPVFQVMGRNYESAVMTGGFVGFMLGTTANAMAVMRTLVERYGAAPVAFLVAPLVGAFFIDFTNAIIITLFLNLLS
- a CDS encoding helix-turn-helix domain-containing protein, with amino-acid sequence MDALLRTLAGPWTMYVVWVLRSEGPTRFGVLKRRIEGISARVLAERLRLLEAEGFVKRDYEPTVPPQVTYSLTPRAHALNPALDQLNALAVKWYAQPTSPGARKPRRSPTRATRGAKGSLRNPS